A genomic segment from Glycine soja cultivar W05 chromosome 20, ASM419377v2, whole genome shotgun sequence encodes:
- the LOC114401741 gene encoding uncharacterized protein LOC114401741, producing the protein MEAVCLHCGDRGFPETLVFCSQCKAYALHRYCLKGPVIFTDAVTWFCEDCATKLWVPPALDQSTPISSVTRKNCVLGVKKHNKQQKKKVKKKQKEGKANSGLVAETKVVLSGSHSSPGPEHPQCSNRAEEYEVKNDCGPAPRDVANFVVGEEESVARDLANSDEGFKSVPVSQGANNSDSGCVELDGYVYAQPTINPIWRGSMYFCNETNGTVNGLLAHMSDLACSKVVEETGHFPEVLHAELLPRDKVWPESFKSRRPTDQDIALFIFPDGEGSEKDFDKVVEDIMIHEHAIKIVAKKAELLIFHSIELPIKYWRFEAKYYLWGVFRRKQISEETNDAVCRD; encoded by the exons ATG GAAGCTGTTTGTCTTCACTGTGGCGACAGAGGCTTTCCAGAAACATTGGTTTTTTGCAGCCAGTGTAAGGCTTATGCGCTGCATAG GTACTGTTTAAAGGGGCCTGTGATTTTTACTGATGCTGTTACATGGTTTTGTGAGGATTGTGCAACAAAGCTATGGGTGCCACCTGCTCTTGACCAATCTACACCTATCTCATCTGTAACAAGAAAAAATTGCGTACTGGGAGTGAAGAAACACAATAAACAGCAAAAAAAGAAGGTTAAAAAGAAGCAGAAGGAAGGAAAAGCTAACTCTGGCTTAGTTGCTGAAACAAAGGTTGTATTATCTGGTAGTCACAGTTCACCTGGGCCTGAGCATCCTCAATGTAGCAACAGAGCTGAAGAATATGAGGTGAAAAATGACTGTGGACCAGCTCCAAGGGATGTAGCTAATTTTGTTGTTGGTGAAGAAGAAAGTGTGGCAAGGGATTTAGCTAATTCTGATGAAGGTTTCAAATCTGTTCCAGTTTCTCAAGGAGCTAACAATAGTGATTCAGGTTGTGTAGAATTAGATGGTTATGTTTATGCACAGCCTACTATTAATCCAATCTGGAG GGGAAGTATGTATTTCTGCAATGAAACTAATGGTACTGTCAATGGACTTCTGGCTCATATGTCTGATTTAGCGTGCTCCAAAGTTGTGGAGGAGACAGGTCATTTCCCTGAAGTGCTTCATGCTGAATTGCTTCCCAGAGATAAGGTGTGGCCTGAAAGTTTCAAGAGTAGGAGGCCAACTGATCAGGACATTGCTCTTTTTATCTTTCCTGACGGTGAAGG ATCTGAAAAGGACTTTGATAAGGTGGTTGAAGATATCATGATCCATGAGCATGCCATAAAAATTGTGGCTAAAAAAGCAgagcttttaatttttcattctatCGAGCTTCCAATCAAATATTGGA GATTTGAAGCCAAGTATTATTTGTGGGGTGTCTTCAGACGAAAGCAAATTTCAGAAGAGACAAATGATGCTGTGTGCAGAGATTGA
- the LOC114402134 gene encoding L-type lectin-domain containing receptor kinase S.6-like: MPTRLSLSDIKSATMGFNRDRLVGEGASAKVYKGFLPFRGDVAVKRFERENDLDCLHNPFATEFATIVSYLRHKNLVQLKGWCCEGNELVLVYEFLPNGSLNKVLHRNFNSSVVLSWQQRVNIVLGVASALTYLHEECERQIIHRDVKA, from the coding sequence ATGCCAACAAGGTTGTCACTTTCGGATATTAAGTCTGCTACAATGGGGTTCAATCGAGATAGGCTTGTTGGGGAGGGTGCATCTGCCAAGGTTTATAAAGGGTTTCTTCCTTTTCGAGGGGATGTGGCTGTGAAGAGATTTGAAAGAGAGAATGATTTGGATTGTTTGCACAACCCTTTTGCTACTGAATTTGCCACCATAGTGAGTTACTTGCGGCACAAGAATTTGGTTCAGCTTAAGGGGTGGTGCTGTGAGGGGAATGAGTTGGTTCTGGTTTATGAGTTTCTTCCCAATGGGAGCCTCAATAAGGTTTTGCATAGAAACTTCAATTCTTCCGTTGTTCTTTCGTGGCAGCAAAGGGTGAACATTGTTCTCGGGGTTGCTTCAGCTCTTACCTACCTTCATGAGGAGTGTGAGAGGCAGATCATTCATAGGGATGTGAAGGCATGA